The genomic DNA TTCGGGATTTGGCGAATTTAAAGGCAGCACGTGGGGCGGGAATCCGCGCTTCAGACTTGTCATCCAATCACAAGCGAAGGCTGCGGAGAATGGAGCTTCCGCCCAAAAGGATGGACGATCTTCTCGAAGGTCTGCGCCGGTTCGCTCCCGGTGCCGCCTTGGCAGTGGTGGCAGCTAGCCCCGGCGGAACCATGCTTTTTGAGAATAGGTGGCAGGCTCACGCAGCGATCTGCTTTATGCGAAATCAACGCCGCGCGGATTGCTCCGCGCGGCGTGATTTCTTCCCTTCTTAACCTCGACGGGAAATTGTTATCAGGCGAGTTCCGCGATAACGGGGGGCGGCCGGTGCCTGTGGGAAAATGAGCTTCAGCGTGCCGGTGCCGTTGAGATTCGGTTACGGGTAATCCTGACGTGGAGCCGGAGGGATTATCCGCGGCGGCGGCGAAGCAACATGAGAAGACCTAGGCTGCCGAGGAACGCGGGGCCGGGCTCCGGAATGGCCATGACCACGAGGTTGAGGCTGCTGATTTCAAAGTAGGCCGCCTTTCCTGCGCCGAGGTTATAAGCATTGCCGATCCCGAGGTTGTTGAGGTTGGAGATGCTGATTGTGGCTGATCCGTTAATCAGTGTGTAGGTCCCAACGGCCACGGAGTTGTCCAAGCCGAAGAGATCCGCGACGCCGAAGCTACCAAAGGTCACGCTGCTTCCGGTGACGGTGAGCGTTTGAGTGGGATTGAAAACGAAGTTGGCCCCGGCGTCGAAGTGAAGGGTCCCAGCGATGGTGCCGTCGCCACCGATGGTGCCGGTCGATCCGACGGTGACAGCCGTGTTGCCGAGCGCTCCGGAGACCAGCAGCGTGCCGGCGGAAACCAGGGTGGCACCGCTGTAGGTGTTGTTGCCCCCGAGGGTAGCCATCCCCGAATCCTCTTTGGTCAGGCCACCGCTTCCGGTCTGAATCGCGGAGGCGACGGTAGTATTGCCGGCGCCGCCGATGGTGAAGGTGCCGGAAGTGCCGGTGATGTTGCTCGTCGCAACCGTCAGCACCTGCCCGCTCGTAATGGTGTCCAGACGACCTCCGCCTGCCCCGATGGTGAAGCCGCGGGTGTAGGTGGCACTGTTGCCGGTGTAGGAAAGGGTGCCTTGGCTGGCTGCGCCTCCGAGGATGACTGCGGAGGTGGCGTTGCCCAGATTACTGCTGCCCCCGCTGACGACAATATTGCCGGCGCTCAGTGTGCCGGCGTTGATCGTGGTGGCCGAGGTGTAAGTGTTGGCCCCATTGAGCGTCAGCGTGCCCGCTCCATTCTTGGTCACGCCGGTCACGGCGGTGGGACCGGCGCCTTGATTGATCGCGCCATCCACCTGCCATTTGCCGATACCGTCAAAAATCCACTGGACGTTCGAGCCTGAGCCGCCGGGAACAAAGGTGACATCCGACTTGAAGGTGCCCGTGCTGGTGGCCGAATTGTTGCGGAAAGTAAGATTGGCAGAGCCGTTGGTCGCCAAATTGAAGGCACTTCCGCCACCGGTGCCGTCACCAAAGGTGAGGTTGCCCGCGCCGCTTTCCATCTGGATCGCGGTTGCGGTGGCGTTGACAAAGCGAAAACGGTTGCCCGCGGTTCCGGAGCCGATGATCGTCACATTGCTTGTTTGGGCCGCGTTGAGTTGAATTCCAGTGACGCTGGCCGTGCCAAGGGCATTGGCGGCGGGAATGATTGCACCGACGGTCAGGTTGCTCGTGACTGATCCTGGCGAACCGTTAAAAAGGATCTGATCGCCCGCAACGGGCGTACCGCCGGACCAGTTGCCGGACGTGTTCATGTTCCCATCCGTGCCGGTCCATGTCTTCGGCGCGGCCTGTGCCGTGCCCAACAAAATGGGACAGCTTGCAGCGAGGATTCCCAGGCACCTGCGGATCGAATGGCGCCGCGATTGCGTGGTAGAAGACTGAAGCCCGGGGAAGACGCAGGGAGGGGGCAAATTCATGGAGTTTGACGATGATGGGAGCGTCTAACGGCGTAGTGGGAATTCACGCTTCGGTAGGTTCCACATTCCATCACAAGCGCAGGTCGTGGGGAATGGAACTTCCGCGCAAAAGGATGGACGATCTTATTGGGACGCGTCCTCGTCCTGGCTGGGAACCCCGCACCACGACAGTGGAAACAGATCGTTTATCTGGCGGGCCTGTGCAGCCGCAATCAACTACCGCTGCTTTTCAAAAAGCATGTGGGCATGTCCACGATGCTAGCAAAAAAAAGGAGACCAGCCCTCATTAGGACGGCTGCAAGAATTGCTCAATCCGGTAAGGGACGATTCACTTGACCGTAGTAAGCGCTGGAGCCGTGCTTGCGGAAAAAGTGCCTTGTCCTCAGATACGCGGGAGCCGCCTCGGCGGAAGGATTGAGTAAAAGCGTCTTGAGGGCCATGTCGGCGATCGCTTCCAGCGCAACTGCGGTTTCGATGGCTTTGGCGGCGGTGACTCCCCAGGCGAAGGGGCCGTGGTTGCGGACGAGGACGGCGGGCAACTCCAGCGGATCGATATCCCGGAAGCGCTCGACGATGACCTTGCCGGTTTCCCATTCATATTCTCCGCCGGTTTCCTCTCTCGTCATGGCGCGGGTCACCGGCACCGGCCCGTTGAAATAGTCGCAATGGGTCGTCCCCAAGCACGGCAAATCCATTCCAGCTTGGGCGAAGGCCACCGCATTGCGCGAGTGAGTGTGCACCACCGACCGGACGCCGGAGAAGTGCCGGTAAAGATAGCGGTGGGTGGGGGTATCGGAGGAGGGGCGCAATGAGCCCTCGATGACATTCCCCTCGAAATCAAGCACGACGATGTGATCGGCGCGGAGGTCGCCATAGCTGACGCCACTGGGCTTGATGACGAACACGCCGCGCTCCGGATCCGCTACAGAAACGTTGCCGAAGGTGAGGTCAACGAG from Luteolibacter arcticus includes the following:
- a CDS encoding beta strand repeat-containing protein, coding for MLGTAQAAPKTWTGTDGNMNTSGNWSGGTPVAGDQILFNGSPGSVTSNLTVGAIIPAANALGTASVTGIQLNAAQTSNVTIIGSGTAGNRFRFVNATATAIQMESGAGNLTFGDGTGGGSAFNLATNGSANLTFRNNSATSTGTFKSDVTFVPGGSGSNVQWIFDGIGKWQVDGAINQGAGPTAVTGVTKNGAGTLTLNGANTYTSATTINAGTLSAGNIVVSGGSSNLGNATSAVILGGAASQGTLSYTGNSATYTRGFTIGAGGGRLDTITSGQVLTVATSNITGTSGTFTIGGAGNTTVASAIQTGSGGLTKEDSGMATLGGNNTYSGATLVSAGTLLVSGALGNTAVTVGSTGTIGGDGTIAGTLHFDAGANFVFNPTQTLTVTGSSVTFGSFGVADLFGLDNSVAVGTYTLINGSATISISNLNNLGIGNAYNLGAGKAAYFEISSLNLVVMAIPEPGPAFLGSLGLLMLLRRRRG
- the araD gene encoding L-ribulose-5-phosphate 4-epimerase AraD, translating into MTFSALKEECLAANLDLPTTGLVDLTFGNVSVADPERGVFVIKPSGVSYGDLRADHIVVLDFEGNVIEGSLRPSSDTPTHRYLYRHFSGVRSVVHTHSRNAVAFAQAGMDLPCLGTTHCDYFNGPVPVTRAMTREETGGEYEWETGKVIVERFRDIDPLELPAVLVRNHGPFAWGVTAAKAIETAVALEAIADMALKTLLLNPSAEAAPAYLRTRHFFRKHGSSAYYGQVNRPLPD